In Bacteroidetes bacterium SB0662_bin_6, the following proteins share a genomic window:
- a CDS encoding GyrI-like domain-containing protein, which translates to MNRPSPTASKEQKPKRITMNLEFKTGQIDAQSILGIRTTTTMDKLAEIMGPLFGEIYGYIQQSGQAPAGMPLAIYHSMEGNTVDLECAMPVSSPMEGTDRIRTGQLPAGTMAMVTHMGPYDNLGETWNALVQWIKANDLQPAHAPWEVYVTDPGAEPDPSKWRTDIFFPVQNCP; encoded by the coding sequence CCTCGCCAACCGCTTCAAAAGAACAAAAACCGAAAAGAATTACGATGAACCTGGAATTCAAAACCGGACAGATCGACGCGCAATCCATTCTCGGCATCCGTACTACGACCACGATGGATAAGCTTGCCGAAATCATGGGCCCGCTGTTCGGAGAGATATACGGATACATTCAACAGAGTGGGCAGGCGCCGGCCGGCATGCCCTTGGCTATCTACCACTCGATGGAAGGCAACACCGTCGATCTCGAGTGCGCCATGCCCGTCTCGTCGCCGATGGAAGGCACGGACCGCATCCGGACCGGACAACTTCCTGCCGGAACCATGGCGATGGTGACCCACATGGGGCCCTACGACAACCTCGGCGAAACGTGGAATGCGCTGGTGCAATGGATCAAGGCGAACGATCTCCAGCCCGCGCATGCGCCCTGGGAAGTGTACGTCACCGATCCCGGCGCCGAGCCGGACCCGTCCAAATGGCGCACCGATATTTTCTTTCCCGTGCAGAATTGCCCGTGA